Sequence from the Actinomyces slackii genome:
GGGCACCAAGCGCTCGGTGATGGTAGAGGCCCACGGAATCCCTCTGGCCGTGGTGGTCGCCGGGGCCAACCGGCACGACTCCCCGCTGCTGGCCCCCACCCTGGAGGCCGGGTTCAGCCGGTTCGGGTTCGACACGCCCCAGCACATCACGGTGCACCTGGACGCGGGCTACGACAGCGCCCGCACGCGCGCCCTGCTCGACCGCCTGGGCTGCCACTACGAGATCTCCCGGTCAGGAACACCCCTTCAGGTTGGTGTCAGGTGGGTCGTGGAACGTACCAACTCCTGGCACAACAGGGGCTTCAAGAAGCTGGCCATCTGCACCGAGCGACGCACCAGCGTCATTGGCGCCTACATCGCCCTGGCCAACACCATCATCACCATCCGGCTGCTACTACGCACCGCCTGGACCACCCACCGCTGGGACACCCGCCCCCAGCATCCCTACCAATGGCGATGAAACCCACCTATCCGCGCACCCTCTAAGAAGCATTATCGAGAGAAGAC
This genomic interval carries:
- a CDS encoding IS5 family transposase yields the protein MPAVPSSVMEPLWVQFAALVPPVEDNHPLGCHRPRVPDRIVFDKLVQVLVLGASYNKIADSTCSATTIRTRRDEWIAAGVFTALEDLALKAFDQVTGLDLTDVCVDGCITKAPCAGQASGRSPVDRGKQGTKRSVMVEAHGIPLAVVVAGANRHDSPLLAPTLEAGFSRFGFDTPQHITVHLDAGYDSARTRALLDRLGCHYEISRSGTPLQVGVRWVVERTNSWHNRGFKKLAICTERRTSVIGAYIALANTIITIRLLLRTAWTTHRWDTRPQHPYQWR